DNA sequence from the Thermococcus gammatolerans EJ3 genome:
GCAGCCGTTGTCCCCGTCCCCCTCATTCCAAAGATGGCTCCAACAAGGAGGAGCACAACCAAAAATGCAACCTTTCTCATGGTATCACCACGAAAAATGAGCGAAAAAATCGATATAAACTTTGTCCTATCGATCGAGCGCTCAGCCGCGCTGATATAGACCCACAAGCTCCCCCCACGCCAGAACGTGGCCCTTCATCTCCCTCTCAAGCTCATCCCTTCCGGAGCCGGGCTTGAGGCCCAGTTCTTTGTCCAGGGCATAAACCTTGAAGTGGTAGTGGTGTGCCTTCCCCGGCGGGGGACACGGACCGTTGTAGCCAATCCGTCCAAAGTCGTTCCTTCCCTGAACGATGTGGATGGGCTCATCGGTTTCTCCCTTTTTGGGTATCCACGGGGGAACCTCCCCGAGCGGCGGAATGTTCCAGGCTATCCAGTGGGTGAACGTCCCCCCGGGTGCGTCCGGATCATCGACTATAACGACGAGGGATTTGGTGCCCTCAGGGATCTTCCCAACGTAGATCGGCGGGTTGGTGTCGTCGCCATCACAGGTGTACTCCTTCGGTATGAAGTCCCCCTCGTGGAAAACCGATCCTACCTCAAGGGTCTTGGGAGCCTCCACCTTCTCACCCCCTCCTGAGAGACACCCCAAGGCCATAACTAAGAGGGCAACGAGCGGGGGAGCCAGCCACCTCATGGATACATCTACGTCCTTCTCCGTAAAAGTCTTTAGCTTGTCCGCCAACTGGGAACCATGGCAAGGGTTCACCTGATCTACCGAAGGATTCCCAACAGGGTTCTCGAGCGGGACGATGAAGTTATAGCGGATCTGGGTGACGTGATCATCGCAAAATCCCGTTTCGAGGGCATGCTCGCCCCGTTGAGGGTGAACGGCGTCGAAGTTATCAGGAACGGCTATACCATGCTCTACTTCGCCTTCATCGGGGAGAACTACGACATTTTGAAGGTCTACGACGAGGAGGGGAACTTCAAGGGGCTCTACGTTGACATCTTGGCGTACACGAAGCGCGAGGGAAACACAGTAGAGATGCTTGACCTCTTCCTCGACGTCTTCATCTTCCCCGACGGGAGGGCTTTTCTCCTCGACGAGGACGAGCTTGAGATGGCCCTCAACTACGGGCTGATCGACAGAGAAACCTTTGACTTCGCCTACAGGGTCGCAAGGGAGATAATTGAGAAGGCCGAGCGCGGCCAGTTCCCGCCCGAAATCGTGTGGAAGTATTAAGGAGGGTTCGGAAGGGAGTCGAGGAATATGTTAATGTAAGCGACGACGTGCGAGGCGAGGTAGCTCTTCCTCCCCACGCTCACCCTCTCCGCTATTCCGTCCAGAAAAGCCTCGTCTTCCGGGCTGAGCCCCTTATGATCCCCCAAGACGAAGGCAACGTTCTGAGGGAAGCGGATATCAGTTATCGGCCTCCCCTCCTCATGGAGATAATAAATGGCTGAGTTTTTCAGAGTAAGTCTCACGACGTCCTCAAAGGTCCTGTTGCTGACGTAGAGGCCGGGGTAAACCTCCACCTCCTTCCCCGGCTCCCTTAATCCTCCGCCGGCCTTGAGGGCCTTCACTATGAGCCTCGCCGTGCTCCTCTCGTCAGGGTTGAGGCGAACCTTCAGCCTAGAGCCTTCAAAGCGTATCGCCTTCGGAGGCTCCGGCGGGCCATAGAGGAGGAGCCAGACGCGCACGTTCTTCCGGAAGCCGTGTGAGAGTAGAAAAGCCGAGTTAAGGAACCTGCAAAGGACGTCTATCCTGCCGCTCGTCCCCGGAAGATCGTTCAGCTTGAAATCCGGCCTTGTGTGAGCCTCGTTCGCCTTGATTATGAACGTCCTCATGAAGAGGGTTGGGAAAGAAGTTTAAAGAGGTTATCCCATTGGGGTCAGGGTGGTGAGATGAAGTTCCTGAAGGAGACCAAAGACGGAACCCTCCTGCTCGTCTACGTCCAGCCGAAGGCCAAGAAGAACGAGATTGAGGGAATCGACGAGTGGCGTGGAAGATTGAAAGTTAAGGTAAAGGCCCCGCCCGTCGGAGGGAAGGCAAACAAGGAGCTCGTTAAGTTCTTGTCGAAGGTTCTTGGAGCTGAAGTTGAGCTGGTTCGCGGGGAGACGAGCAGGGAGAAGGATTTACTGGTCAGGATGAGCGCGGAGGATGTAAAGAAAAGGCTGGGGCTGTAATCACTTCAAAATCCCCAGGCTCTCGTTTGTCTTTCTTATGCTCTCCCACTTCTCGGCGAGCTCAAACATCGCCCTTATCGCGTCGATGTTCTCTGGAACGACGTCGCTCTCCTGGTGGACGGCCTGAATGTAGAAGAGCCTGTTTCCGCGGACGCTTATGCTCTCCTTCCAAACCGCTATCTCGTAGAGGTTGTTCCACTCGCGGTGAAGGTCCCTTGCGAACTCTATTATGTGTGCCGTGCTCTCAAAGCCCTTCTCCTTCTCGAAGAGGAGAACCCTTGTAGTGTTCTCGAAGATATCGACGACGTCCTTCGCCTCGACCGGCTTCTTCAGCTCGACCATTATGCTGTGGACGTGCATGAGCGTCGTTGGGACGACGAAAGCGCTCGTCTCGATGTTAATCGGTATGACCGTCTGGACGTCCGGCCCGTGATGAGAGGGCACCGTAACGCTCGGCGTTATGGCGTTTATGGGACCGCGCTTCGTGTCGTTGGGGTCTGCAGCACGGCGGATCATAACGGCGTAAACGTAGTCTATGTACTCCTGAATCGCGCTCAACGTCCTTGTTAAACCCGTCGTGTTGCAGGAAACTACCCTAACGTAGTCCTTGCCCAAAGCTTTCTCGTAGTTGGCCTGGGCTACGAAGGAAACCTCGGCAACGTTCGCCTTCTCACCGCCCTGAAAAACGGCCTTAACTCCTGCCTTCTCGTAGAGGG
Encoded proteins:
- a CDS encoding YbhB/YbcL family Raf kinase inhibitor-like protein translates to MRWLAPPLVALLVMALGCLSGGGEKVEAPKTLEVGSVFHEGDFIPKEYTCDGDDTNPPIYVGKIPEGTKSLVVIVDDPDAPGGTFTHWIAWNIPPLGEVPPWIPKKGETDEPIHIVQGRNDFGRIGYNGPCPPPGKAHHYHFKVYALDKELGLKPGSGRDELEREMKGHVLAWGELVGLYQRG
- a CDS encoding DUF402 domain-containing protein, giving the protein MARVHLIYRRIPNRVLERDDEVIADLGDVIIAKSRFEGMLAPLRVNGVEVIRNGYTMLYFAFIGENYDILKVYDEEGNFKGLYVDILAYTKREGNTVEMLDLFLDVFIFPDGRAFLLDEDELEMALNYGLIDRETFDFAYRVAREIIEKAERGQFPPEIVWKY
- the trmY gene encoding tRNA (pseudouridine(54)-N(1))-methyltransferase TrmY; translated protein: MRTFIIKANEAHTRPDFKLNDLPGTSGRIDVLCRFLNSAFLLSHGFRKNVRVWLLLYGPPEPPKAIRFEGSRLKVRLNPDERSTARLIVKALKAGGGLREPGKEVEVYPGLYVSNRTFEDVVRLTLKNSAIYYLHEEGRPITDIRFPQNVAFVLGDHKGLSPEDEAFLDGIAERVSVGRKSYLASHVVAYINIFLDSLPNPP
- a CDS encoding DUF167 domain-containing protein gives rise to the protein MKFLKETKDGTLLLVYVQPKAKKNEIEGIDEWRGRLKVKVKAPPVGGKANKELVKFLSKVLGAEVELVRGETSREKDLLVRMSAEDVKKRLGL
- a CDS encoding phosphorylating glyceraldehyde-3-phosphate dehydrogenase, with the protein product MARVKVGINGYGTIGKRVAYAVTKQDDMKLIGVTKTKPDFEAYRAMELGIPVYAASEEFLPRFEKANFEVAGTLEDLLTEVDVIVDATPGGMGAKNKALYEKAGVKAVFQGGEKANVAEVSFVAQANYEKALGKDYVRVVSCNTTGLTRTLSAIQEYIDYVYAVMIRRAADPNDTKRGPINAITPSVTVPSHHGPDVQTVIPINIETSAFVVPTTLMHVHSIMVELKKPVEAKDVVDIFENTTRVLLFEKEKGFESTAHIIEFARDLHREWNNLYEIAVWKESISVRGNRLFYIQAVHQESDVVPENIDAIRAMFELAEKWESIRKTNESLGILK